A genomic region of Aspergillus oryzae RIB40 DNA, chromosome 1 contains the following coding sequences:
- a CDS encoding uncharacterized protein (predicted protein): MGNIIRQLAKHPTGTSKDPMPASSELEKELPRYIEEHNVTDHRVSVWALVEPPSSNPQGESDDFQTNLVRSVQAGGKLHRVMSGGGGWGKKQGLLSLDYETRFLGPYERNEFITLDKILSPFGRSTAQTAPPFEEKSIVDDLSSLSQVARAGDYIQFYVSVEPDHAQISRPKLPDSREGAISYQFGVVFDNEMPIDQAGKRVSHKDLRVKPNYFGALSEKAMTYSQPIVPMRPEQETLESGTKLDIPGCRVNLVVS, from the coding sequence ATGGGAAACATCATCCGACAACTAGCAAAGCATCCAACCGGTACATCGAAGGACCCGATGCCTGCTTCGTCTGAACTAGAGAAAGAGCTGCCACGCTACATTGAAGAACACAATGTCACAGACCATAGGGTTTCCGTTTGGGCTCTGGTCGAGCCTCCTTCAAGCAACCCGCAAGGCGAATCCGATGACTTTCAGACCAATCTTGTGAGGTCAGTCCAGGCCGGAGGCAAACTTCACCGGGTCATGagcggcggtggtggatggggaaagaaacAGGGCCTTCTGTCGCTTGATTACGAAACCAGGTTTCTGGGACCCTACGAGAGAAATGAATTCATAACGCTGGATAAAATACTCTCTCCCTTTGGCAGGAGCACGGCGCAAACTGCGCCACCGTTTGAGGAGAAATCTATCGTCGATGACCTGTCGTCCTTGTCACAAGTGGCTAGAGCCGGGGATTACATTCAATTCTACGTTTCTGTCGAGCCAGACCATGCACAAATCAGCCGGCCAAAGCTGCCCGATTCCCGCGAGGGGGCGATCTCGTACCAATTCGGTGTCGTTTTTGATAACGAAATGCCCATCGATCAAGCGGGAAAAAGGGTATCACACAAGGACTTAAGAGTCAAGCCTAATTACTTTGGAGCACTATCGGAGAAAGCAATGACCTACTCGCAACCTATCGTTCCGATGAGGCCGGAACAAGAGACTCTAGAGTCTGGTACTAAACTCGATATCCCAGGGTGTCGAGTCAACTTAGTCGTCTCATAG
- a CDS encoding H(+)-transporting V0 sector ATPase subunit c (vacuolar H+-ATPase V0 sector, subunits c/c'): MAGIIGIYGLVVSVLIANDLAQTVPLYTGFIQLGAGLAVGLAGLAAGFAIGIVGDAGVRGTAQQPRLYVGMILILIFAEVLGLYGLIVALLMNSRAKIDAKC, encoded by the exons ATGGCGGGTATCATCGGTATCTACGGACTGGTCGTGTCCGTCCTGATCGCGAACGACTTGGCACAGACGGTCCCTCTATACACCGGATTCATTCAGCTGGGAGCAGGTCTCGCTGTCGGTCTGGCTGGTCTGGCAGCTGG TTTTGCCATCGGTATTGTCGGTGACGCTGGTGTCCGCGGAACAGCCCAGCAACCTAGGCTCTATGTTGGCATGATTCTTATCCTCATTTTCGCTGAAGTTTTGG GTCTTTACGGTCTCATCGTTGCCCTTTTGATGAACTCTCGGGCCAAGATCGATGCCAAGTGCTAA
- a CDS encoding mitochondrial 37S ribosomal protein mS38 (predicted protein) gives MEGNQLDGMNMAELKVSVEELTRRLRPFHPPPPPVPFDEAKDAGAVESENFSPRETSYSTVLTIHESTHADGRKTYEAHTGPFVRSPDMDAPGAGENEAIIDVPSQPGTTYIERLRNNRTMQAISTKRRRKLKMKKHKYKKLLRNTRTLRRKLDKA, from the coding sequence ATGGAGGGTAACCAGCTCGACGGAATGAACATGGCGGAACTGAAGGTTTCCGTGGAGGAGCTCACAAGACGACTTCGTCCATTCCACCCCCCGCCGCCACCGGTTCCCTTCGATGAAGCGAAAGATGCCGGTGCCGTGGAGTCGGAAAACTTCTCTCCCCGCGAAACCAGTTACTCCACCGTTTTGACCATCCATGAGTCCACACATGCGGACGGTCGCAAGACGTACGAAGCCCATACGGGTCCTTTCGTCCGCTCTCCGGATATGGACGCTCCTGGCGCCGGTGAGAATGAAGCCATCATCGACGTACCGTCCCAGCCCGGAACCACCTACATTGAGCGCCTACGCAACAACCGTACCATGCAAGCGATCAGCACCAAGAGACGGCGTaagctgaagatgaagaagcacaagTACAAGAAGCTTTTGCGGAATACGAGGACCTTGCGTCGCAAGCTTGACAAGGCTTAA
- a CDS encoding uncharacterized protein (predicted protein) — MLSSSLRRAAWAPIAPITGIARSSSQALPASSNTLLGAAQHVRQRRYSSSSSSKPSDGSRKVDASSQTPAKGVNASEKREGKASRRRGKDSSGRNGSKSNQHTVFSRLPSVPSTQHLQPHALKHLMPYSPRRNPRNMNRMM, encoded by the exons ATGCTGTCATCTTCGTTACGCCGGGCTGCATGGGCTCCTATTGCCCCCATCACCGGCATCGCTCGCTCGTCCAgtcaagctcttccagcttccTCTAATACCCTCTTAGGCGCGGCACAGCATGTCCGTCAGCGCCGTtactcctcatcttcttcttcaaagccCAGCGACGGTTCCAGAAAAGTCGACGCTTCTTCTCAGACCCCCGCAAAGGGCGTGAATGCAAGCGAAAAGCGTGAGGGTAAGGCTTCCAgacgaaggggaaaagataGCAGTGGCCGCAACGGCTCCAAGTCGAACCAGCATACGGTCTTCTCGAGACTGCCTAGCGTTCCCTCCACCCAACACCTTCAACCCCATG CCCTGAAGCATTTGATGCCATATTCACCGCGAAGAAATCCACGAAACATGAATCGGATGATGTGA
- a CDS encoding guanine nucleotide-binding protein subunit alpha (G-protein alpha subunit (small G protein superfamily)), giving the protein MGCMGSKPVDTTDKDALQRNARIDKVLKNDKKVMDRTIKILLLGAGESGKSTIIKQMRIIHSGGFPDDERRQTRAVIYSNVVIAFKVLLDIMRTESIEFEQEKTKPLADYMDTLESDVGSDEAFSDLKVRDAMRDMWNDAGVQKAVARGHEFALHDNLHYFFDSLDRIFAPGWLPDNQDMLQARLRTTGITETLFELGQMNFRMMDVGGQRSERKKWIHCFEGVQCLLFMVALSGYDQCLVEDQNANQMHEAMMLFESLVNGEWFKRKPIILFLNKIDLFKGKLSVSPVSKHFPDYNGSNTDFDAAARYFADRFRGINRIPDREIYIHYTNATDTTLLKATMDSVQDMIIQKNLHTLIL; this is encoded by the exons ATGGGTTGTATGGGCTCAAAGCCCGTTGACACAACGGATAAGGATGCGTTACAACGAAATGCTCGGATAGACAAGGTCCTGAAGAATGACAAAAAAGTGATGGATAGGACTATCAagattctccttctcg GTGCTGGCGAATCAGGAAAATCAACAATCATAAAACAAATGCGCATCATCCATTCTGGGGGATTTCCTGACGATGAACGCCGTCAAACGCGTGCAGTAATCTATTCCAATGTTGTCATTGCATTCAAGGTTTTGCTGGATATTATGCGCACGGAAAGCATCGAGTTTGAGCaagagaagacaaag CCACTTGCGGATTATATGGATACTCTGGAGTCTGACGTGGGCTCAGATGAAGCATTTTCCGACCTCAAGGTTCGCGATGCCATGAGAGACATGTGGAATGATGCAGGGGTGCAAAAGGCTGTCGCTAGAGGGCATGAATTTGCTCTACACGATAATCTGCATTA CTTCTTTGATTCACTTGACCGGATATTCGCGCCTGGCTGGCTTCCAGACAATCAGGACATGCTCCAAGCGCGTTTGCGAACCACAGGAATTACAGAGACTTTATTTGAACTTGGCCAAATGAACTTCCGAATGATGGATGTTGGTGGCCAACGGTCTGAGCGCAAGAAGTGGATCCATTGTTTTGAGGGTGTGCAGTGTCTTCTCTTCATGGTAGCCTTATCAGGCTACGACCAGTGCTTAGTGGAGGATCAGAACGCT AACCAAATGCACGAggccatgatgctgttcGAGTCATTGGTTAACGGAGAATGGTTCAAGCGCAAGcccatcattcttttcctaaACAAGATCGATCTCTTCAAGGGCAAACTAAGTGTCTCCCCCGTGTCTAAACACTTTCCGGATTACAACGGTTCGAATACGGACTTTGATGCTGCGGCAAGATATTTCGCTGACAGGTTCCGCGGCATCAATCGTATCCCCGACCGAGAGATCTACATCCATTACACTAATGCGACTGATACAACATTGCTGAAAGCAACCATGGATTCGGTGCAAGACATGATCATTCAAAAGAATCTGCACACTCTTATCTTATGA
- a CDS encoding M13 family metallopeptidase (M13 family peptidase), whose product MMSENAQTRLRHLLSSSKPSDPADSNNFEKLKAAYTACMDESTVTKRGSKPLDNMLAEFEKIYSRDSISLKGSDADLTKAILYLMESGVEALSDDRDPDSVAIFVNPLGEIGLPAREYYNSTETVKEYTTVVEKVLGEFASSSGTKHHLRDVVTFEAKIADVTPDTQSQEDVTKSYNPRTIEETQSLLPQISMSDIISALAPSDYRSDRLIVGSPSYMKALSSILNDTPREVIDLYFNWKIIQTYADEIEDPKIQPLREFNNRLAGKDPQATEERWRKCIKSLDSSLGWTLSRFYVLNSFSEASKELGDQIVSDIKERFVYTLRQTSWMPSEVRDLAIKKVGNIVQKIGYPTKSPNVMDPGDVEKYYQRLRVTNETFFENTVAAAKFDLHNEWSKLGKPTDRNEWGMTAPTVNAYYNPPGNEIVFPAGIMQPPAFYGPSAPLYLAYGAFGAVSGHELSHAFDSTGRHYDETGNYTDWWDDKTVDAFEERAQCFVDQYSDFTAPEQGSEPLHVNGRLTLGENIADAGGIGAAYHAWKKHEQVSPDPQLPGLSKFTKEQLFFISYANWWCSKTTAEAARKAIYNDPHAPKPARIIGTMENSREFKEAFNCPMKKPVCKLW is encoded by the exons ATGATGAGTGAAAATGCGCAGACACGCCTTCGTCACTTGCTTAGCTCCTCAAAACCTTCGGATCCAGCTGACTCAAACAATTTTGAGAAATTGAAGGCAGCATACACTGCTTGTATGGACGAGTCGACGGTCACCAAGCGGGGAAGCAAACCGCTTGATAACATGCTGGCCGAGTTCGAGAAGATATACAGCCGAGACTCGATCTCACTTAAAGGATCGGATGCCGACCTAACAAAAGCAATACTCTACCTCATGGAATCCGGTGTCGAGGCCCTG TCTGACGATCGTGACCCGGACTCGGTCGCAATCTTTGTTAATCCACTTGGTGAGATCGGACTTCCAGCAAGGGAATACTATAACAGTACGGAAACTGTCAAAGAATACACTACGGTGGTGGAGAAAGTGCTTGGGGAATTTGCCTCTAGTAGCGGGACAAAGCACCATCTGCGCGACGTCGTTACTTTCGAAGCGAAAATAGCAGATGTTACCCCGGACACACAAAGCCAGGAAGATGTGACCAAGTCCTATAACCCGCGGACCATTGAGGAGACACAATCTCTTCTCCCACAAATCTCCATGTCAGACATTATATCAGCTCTGGCACCATCGGATTATAGGAGTGACCGTTTGATAGTAGGATCTCCGTCCTACATGAAAGCGTTATCATCCATTTTAAACGATACTCCAAGAGAGGTCATTGATCTTTATTTCAACTGGAAAATCATCCAGACGTACGCAGATGAAATAGAAGACCCGAAAATCCAGCCTCTTCGTGAGTTCAACAATAGGCTTGCAGGAAAGGACCCGCAGGccacagaagaaagatggcgAAAATGCATCAAGTCCCTGGACAGTAGCCTTGGCTGGACGTTGAGCCGATTTTACGTTCTTAATTCATTCTCGGAAGCGTCGAAGGAACTCGGCGATCAGATAGTGTCGGACATCAAGGAGCGATTCGTGTATACCTTACGCCAGACAAGCTGGATGCCCTCCGAAGTGAGAGATCTGGCGATCAAGAAAGTCGGCAACATTGTTCAGAAGATTGGCTATCCCACAAAAAGTCCTAATGTGATGGACCCAGGAGACGTGGAGAAGTACTATCAACGCCTGAGGGTAACCAACGAAACTTTCTTCGAGAATACGGTCGCCGCCGCGAAGTTTGACCTACACAATGAATGGTCGAAGCTAGGAAAACCGACAGATAGAAATGAATGGGGCATGACTGCGCCCACCGTGAATGCCTATTACAACCCTCCTGGCAATGAGATCGTTTTCCCTGCCGGGATTATGCAACCGCCAGCATTTTACGGGCCGTCTGCTCCTTTATACCTGGCTTATGGAGCGTTTGGAGCTGTCAGTGGACACGAACTGTCACATG CGTTCGATTCGACAGGTAGACACTATGACGAGACTGGAAACTATACTGATTGGTGGGATGACAAGACGGTCGACGCGTTCGAAGAGCGAGCCCAGTGTTTCGTCGACCAATACTCGGACTTCACCGCTCCTGAACAGGGTTCGGAGCCCCTTCACGTCAACGGACGTCTTACTCTTGGTGAGAACATCGCGGATGCTGGAGGCATTGGTGCTGCATATCACGCTTGGAAAAAGCATGAACAGGTCTCCCCGGACCCTCAGCTGCCTGGGCTTTCTAAGTTCACCAAGGAGCAGCTCTTCTTTATTTCATATGCAAACTGGTGGTGTAGTAAGACTACTGCAGAAGCCGCTCGAAAGGCTATCTACAACGACCCACATGCCCCCAAACCAGCAAGGATTATT GGAACGATGGAAAACTCTCGAGAATTCAAGGAAGCATTTAACTGCCCGATGAAGAAGCCCGTCTGCAAGCTCTGGTAG